In Paenibacillus hexagrammi, the following are encoded in one genomic region:
- a CDS encoding glycoside hydrolase family 66 protein: MKKDSYKKILVLTTTAATILMYGNVMSPPAFAASTGKMVYDVTTDKSMYGPGSNVELRIDLKNRIGRDITGGKVEIKAKHLDQQVGTTMTKTYDLKNNSDLMMTANWTAPSTDYQGYLIEVDIKDASNALIDSDTVGVDVSSSWVKFPRYGYLWDFGQNVNTAERIDKLKNYHINGLQYYDWQYRHHKPLADNLDVWNDWSGRLIYGDTVRNYIAGAKAVNMVNMEYNMIYGATTGYDKDGVQQDWALYYADDNPSGTGQFSFKMADSSPTGVTHLYFFNPANTGWQNYIYNQENKAIKAFNFDGWHGDTVGEWGKMKTSTGQTLYVKDTYTGFLNNAKQAIGSKYLVFNPVGAQGIENVNKSNVDVLYAEIWPWDHDSEGLQYDSYYSLKKEVEQSRKESGGKSLIVPAYMEYDYAKGHSGSAFNTSAVLLTDAAVYAAGGSRMELGNNGNMLSNEYFPSSNLYMDDDLQQREHRLYDFIVAYENLLRDGQNETSNRIEFPNYAISATGDPNKIWAYGKKDSKYEIVQMINMLGVSRNDWRANDGNKEKPSQISNFQMKYYYTNDVNSVWMASPDSNDNRTQKLSFTKGQDGNGKFVNVTVPSLEYWSMIYMSSDASGGYRPRSRNRHW, from the coding sequence ATGAAAAAGGATTCATACAAAAAAATTCTTGTGTTAACAACTACTGCGGCAACGATATTGATGTACGGTAACGTCATGTCTCCACCGGCTTTCGCAGCAAGTACAGGCAAAATGGTTTACGATGTCACTACCGATAAGTCCATGTACGGACCGGGTTCCAACGTGGAGCTTCGCATTGATTTGAAAAACCGAATCGGCAGAGACATCACCGGCGGTAAGGTAGAGATAAAAGCTAAACACTTGGACCAGCAGGTTGGCACAACAATGACAAAGACTTATGATCTGAAAAACAATTCTGATTTAATGATGACTGCGAACTGGACAGCCCCTTCAACGGACTATCAAGGGTATTTGATTGAAGTGGATATCAAGGATGCTTCCAATGCATTAATTGATTCGGATACTGTTGGTGTGGATGTTTCTTCTTCATGGGTTAAGTTCCCGCGATATGGTTATCTTTGGGATTTCGGACAGAACGTGAATACTGCCGAACGGATTGATAAGCTTAAAAATTATCACATTAACGGCTTGCAGTATTACGACTGGCAGTATCGTCATCATAAACCTCTTGCGGATAACCTGGATGTATGGAATGATTGGTCGGGCAGATTGATTTATGGTGATACGGTGCGAAATTATATTGCTGGTGCCAAAGCAGTTAATATGGTTAACATGGAATACAACATGATTTATGGCGCAACAACGGGCTATGATAAAGATGGAGTCCAACAGGATTGGGCGTTATATTATGCAGATGACAATCCGAGCGGTACCGGTCAATTCAGTTTTAAAATGGCTGACTCTTCACCAACAGGTGTAACTCACTTATATTTCTTTAATCCGGCGAATACAGGCTGGCAAAATTATATTTATAACCAGGAAAACAAGGCAATCAAAGCATTTAACTTCGATGGTTGGCACGGCGACACAGTTGGTGAATGGGGCAAAATGAAAACGTCTACAGGACAAACCCTTTATGTGAAGGACACGTACACAGGCTTCCTCAATAACGCCAAGCAGGCAATTGGCAGCAAATATCTGGTCTTTAATCCGGTCGGTGCGCAAGGGATCGAAAATGTGAATAAAAGTAATGTAGATGTACTCTATGCGGAGATATGGCCATGGGATCATGACAGCGAGGGCTTGCAGTATGATAGCTATTACTCGCTCAAGAAAGAAGTGGAGCAGTCTAGAAAAGAAAGCGGTGGCAAGTCGCTAATCGTTCCAGCTTATATGGAATATGATTATGCGAAGGGACATTCCGGAAGCGCATTTAATACGTCTGCGGTTCTCCTGACCGATGCTGCTGTTTACGCAGCGGGTGGTTCGCGCATGGAGCTTGGAAATAACGGAAACATGCTGAGCAACGAGTATTTCCCTTCGAGCAACTTGTACATGGATGACGATTTACAACAGCGAGAACATAGATTATATGACTTCATCGTTGCTTACGAGAACCTGCTTCGCGACGGTCAAAATGAGACTTCGAATCGTATTGAATTCCCTAATTATGCGATCAGCGCAACAGGTGATCCGAATAAAATTTGGGCTTATGGCAAGAAGGACAGCAAATATGAAATCGTCCAAATGATCAACATGCTGGGCGTCAGCCGCAATGACTGGAGGGCTAATGACGGCAATAAGGAGAAGCCGAGTCAAATCTCTAACTTCCAGATGAAGTATTATTACACGAACGATGTAAATTCAGTTTGGATGGCATCTCCGGATTCCAACGATAACCGTACTCAGAAGCTGAGTTTTACCAAAGGTCAAGACGG